A section of the Nitrospinota bacterium genome encodes:
- a CDS encoding alpha/beta hydrolase, giving the protein MFIEVSGCRVYFEEAGKGEPLLLLHGWGVSSETLKPLFYHLAKRRHVRVIDFPGFGLSNAPPSGGGEVWGTSEYAEMLHSILDSWGWKGADVLAHSFGCRVVIRLIAGRKGYFKRLLLTGAPGIRLKGSVPLYKKILSLAGKMFASFGPPGRWVRGRIYAKIGSADYIAAGEMRDILVKVVNEDLSPLLAEVENETLLVWGEADTATPLEIGKKMEALMPNVTLNVIPGAGHYSFTEKPETFFSIADRFFERDNR; this is encoded by the coding sequence ATGTTTATAGAGGTTTCAGGCTGCAGGGTATATTTTGAAGAGGCTGGAAAGGGTGAACCCCTGCTCCTGTTGCACGGCTGGGGCGTTTCGAGCGAGACGCTAAAACCGCTCTTTTATCACCTTGCGAAGAGGAGGCATGTGCGCGTAATCGATTTTCCCGGGTTCGGACTTTCGAACGCTCCCCCATCCGGAGGTGGCGAGGTCTGGGGGACGAGTGAATACGCGGAGATGCTTCATTCCATTCTTGATTCGTGGGGATGGAAGGGGGCCGACGTATTGGCCCACTCTTTTGGATGCAGGGTGGTCATCCGCCTGATTGCGGGGAGGAAGGGATATTTCAAAAGACTTCTCCTCACCGGCGCCCCTGGGATCAGGCTGAAAGGGAGCGTCCCTCTTTACAAGAAAATCCTCTCCTTGGCCGGGAAGATGTTTGCCTCGTTTGGCCCCCCCGGAAGATGGGTAAGGGGGAGGATATATGCAAAGATCGGTTCTGCCGATTACATCGCCGCAGGCGAGATGCGCGACATACTTGTAAAGGTTGTAAACGAGGATCTCTCCCCGCTTCTGGCGGAAGTGGAGAACGAGACCCTGCTGGTCTGGGGAGAAGCCGACACCGCGACCCCGCTTGAGATAGGGAAGAAGATGGAAGCTCTGATGCCAAACGTCACGCTCAATGTCATACCGGGAGCCGGGCATTACTCCTTCACGGAAAAGCCGGAGACCTTTTTCTCCATTGCCGACAGATTTTTCGAGCGGGATAACCGATGA
- a CDS encoding UDP-N-acetylmuramoyl-tripeptide--D-alanyl-D-alanine ligase, producing the protein MTYIDLATTAAWLLMSIMIMTRFIAILQSERYHTDSYLKWVMDGGGLKVYSPVKYDKPLHFVCLAIMASYYFSPYKVHIEQLILTAGAVYWTLTHFRGVKSGKKPFALTARVKRLFVITIALEGLLLFVAYLFGMRMFIALIVLFAYMQPFLIALANIIAKPVEQFFQQGFKRAAMKKIAGKRVVAITGSYGKTGTKEAVAHMLETAYPLLKTPGSYNTPMGLCKVINDEMSPHHEIFVSEMGATRKGDIKELCEIARPSIAVITSIGEAHMESFGSIENVASTKFEIAEALPDDGVLAYNSDYKLARERAGAIPQRTVTFGFENGAEYRPYNIRCDSRGSTFDLQTPGGVVEGIGIKLLGRLNVINVVAGFVVGELMGVGRDKLKNAAATLPQMEARLQLLSTGSYLVINDGFNSNLLGAKAATETLSYFEGYRRILVTPGIVDLGHKHEVINFDFGKSAARNCDQAILINERRTKPLKNGLLAGGMKPDDIKVFPSLAEAREFIDETVGEGSVVLFENDLPDHMEVF; encoded by the coding sequence ATGACATATATTGATCTGGCGACAACCGCTGCATGGCTATTGATGTCCATAATGATAATGACCCGTTTCATCGCCATTCTGCAGAGTGAGCGTTATCACACCGATTCCTATCTGAAGTGGGTAATGGACGGCGGCGGGCTGAAGGTCTATTCGCCGGTGAAGTACGACAAGCCGCTCCACTTTGTATGTCTTGCGATAATGGCGAGCTACTATTTTTCACCGTACAAGGTTCACATAGAGCAGTTGATCCTGACAGCCGGGGCCGTTTACTGGACGCTCACTCACTTCAGGGGGGTGAAATCGGGGAAAAAACCGTTCGCATTGACAGCGAGGGTGAAAAGGCTTTTCGTGATAACCATCGCCCTTGAAGGGCTCCTCCTTTTCGTAGCGTACCTGTTCGGCATGAGGATGTTCATCGCCTTGATAGTGCTTTTCGCGTACATGCAGCCGTTCCTCATCGCGCTTGCGAACATTATCGCCAAACCGGTCGAGCAGTTCTTTCAGCAGGGTTTCAAGAGAGCGGCGATGAAAAAGATCGCGGGGAAAAGGGTGGTCGCCATCACCGGAAGCTACGGCAAGACCGGGACAAAGGAAGCGGTTGCGCATATGCTCGAAACGGCGTACCCGCTTTTGAAGACTCCGGGAAGCTACAACACTCCGATGGGGCTTTGTAAGGTAATAAACGACGAGATGAGCCCGCATCACGAAATCTTTGTTTCTGAAATGGGGGCAACGCGAAAAGGGGATATAAAAGAACTTTGCGAAATAGCCAGGCCGTCGATAGCGGTGATAACGAGCATCGGCGAGGCGCACATGGAAAGCTTCGGGTCGATAGAGAATGTTGCTTCGACCAAATTCGAGATAGCCGAGGCGTTGCCGGATGACGGCGTGCTGGCATACAACAGCGATTACAAACTGGCGAGGGAGAGAGCCGGTGCGATTCCGCAAAGAACAGTCACCTTCGGTTTCGAGAACGGCGCGGAATACAGGCCGTATAACATCCGCTGTGACTCCAGGGGCTCGACTTTCGACTTGCAGACCCCCGGCGGAGTTGTCGAGGGTATTGGCATAAAACTTCTTGGGCGGTTGAACGTGATAAACGTTGTCGCCGGGTTTGTCGTCGGAGAACTGATGGGGGTCGGCAGGGATAAGCTGAAGAACGCGGCGGCGACGCTTCCACAAATGGAGGCGAGGCTCCAGCTGCTTTCCACGGGGTCGTACCTGGTAATAAACGACGGTTTTAATTCAAATCTTCTCGGCGCGAAAGCGGCCACGGAAACGCTCTCCTATTTCGAAGGTTACAGGAGGATACTGGTGACCCCCGGGATAGTTGATCTCGGACATAAACATGAAGTGATAAATTTCGATTTTGGAAAATCGGCCGCCAGAAACTGCGACCAGGCTATCTTGATAAACGAGAGGCGCACGAAACCGCTGAAAAACGGTCTGCTGGCAGGAGGGATGAAACCGGATGATATCAAGGTCTTCCCGTCACTGGCGGAAGCGAGGGAGTTTATCGACGAAACCGTGGGAGAGGGGAGCGTGGTTCTTTTTGAAAATGACCTCCCGGACCATATGGAAGTATTTTAG
- a CDS encoding tetratricopeptide repeat protein — MLIVSEKAFEISHVRSALETLPYRTHESNHTINVVEADIGETALRKVDDDAAKNQYFELILVSQFTKKGMGGIKTATVLMKKKLPPAIAIILEAEEIEKTERSTLKKLGIEFLKMPFSNADFQSCLTKVVDHYVRRLQRNRDAALQQFWEKGQTDDIAEFRTKLNLSAIGELENIKKLAPWSKSPYITIAEYMVEEGDFKSAIPILRSAVFIDFTDQRAHLLLKTCYQKTGMHKEEVEELKKLVNSNPNSSEANVKYGEALLREKNYVKAIEFFKKAISKHKPSDSNRIKAKSHWGIGKSLLAIEDSPENQETAKNEFNEAIKVDPTLVLAYFNLISVYKKLGMEAEAREVMKKAMKITPESAKDWLDLFLHYLEDGDLGKAKFSLGKALAMEPDDPRIPFIAGEAYLHQRMFSEAIEMLKNSSTINPSDIRAYNLTGICYRLMDEPKLSVEFYLKALSIDPEDSNVHYNLGKAYHSLKNEKKAKEEFEKALQFSPDMKEAKDALALLSNA, encoded by the coding sequence GTGCTCATTGTCAGTGAAAAGGCTTTTGAGATCTCGCACGTCCGAAGCGCCCTTGAGACCCTGCCATACAGAACCCATGAATCAAATCATACGATCAATGTGGTTGAAGCAGATATCGGCGAAACTGCGCTGAGAAAAGTCGATGACGACGCGGCAAAAAACCAATATTTCGAACTGATCCTTGTATCCCAGTTTACGAAGAAAGGGATGGGGGGCATCAAGACCGCGACCGTATTGATGAAAAAGAAATTACCTCCTGCCATCGCCATCATTCTGGAGGCGGAAGAAATAGAAAAAACCGAAAGAAGCACCTTGAAAAAACTCGGCATCGAGTTTCTTAAAATGCCTTTTTCAAATGCGGATTTTCAGTCATGCCTTACAAAGGTTGTCGATCACTATGTGAGAAGGCTTCAAAGGAACCGCGACGCTGCGCTTCAGCAGTTTTGGGAGAAAGGTCAAACAGACGATATCGCGGAGTTCCGCACAAAATTAAATTTAAGCGCGATAGGCGAACTTGAAAACATAAAAAAACTCGCCCCGTGGAGCAAGTCGCCGTATATAACCATCGCCGAATATATGGTCGAAGAAGGGGATTTCAAATCTGCCATCCCGATCCTCCGCTCCGCCGTTTTTATAGATTTCACCGACCAGAGGGCGCACCTGCTCCTTAAAACCTGCTACCAGAAAACCGGTATGCACAAGGAAGAGGTTGAGGAGCTTAAAAAACTGGTAAATTCAAACCCCAATTCATCCGAGGCGAACGTCAAATACGGCGAAGCTTTGTTGCGTGAAAAGAATTACGTTAAGGCGATCGAATTTTTCAAAAAGGCGATAAGCAAGCATAAACCTTCCGACTCAAACAGAATAAAGGCAAAATCGCACTGGGGTATCGGTAAATCGCTCCTGGCGATAGAAGACAGCCCGGAAAATCAGGAGACAGCCAAAAACGAATTCAATGAAGCGATCAAAGTAGACCCTACCCTTGTGCTCGCCTACTTCAATCTTATCAGCGTTTATAAAAAACTCGGGATGGAAGCGGAAGCAAGGGAAGTGATGAAAAAGGCCATGAAAATAACTCCCGAAAGCGCGAAAGACTGGCTCGACCTCTTCCTCCATTACCTTGAGGATGGCGATCTCGGGAAGGCCAAATTTTCGCTTGGCAAGGCTCTTGCCATGGAGCCGGACGACCCCCGCATACCGTTCATCGCTGGAGAAGCGTACCTGCACCAAAGAATGTTCTCGGAGGCTATAGAGATGCTTAAAAATTCCTCGACAATAAATCCCTCGGACATAAGGGCATACAACCTTACCGGAATATGCTACCGCCTCATGGATGAGCCGAAGCTTTCCGTTGAATTCTATCTGAAGGCGTTAAGCATCGACCCTGAAGATTCAAATGTGCATTACAATCTCGGGAAAGCATATCATTCCCTGAAGAACGAAAAAAAGGCAAAGGAAGAGTTCGAAAAAGCTCTTCAATTCAGCCCGGATATGAAAGAAGCAAAGGACGCTCTCGCCCTTCTTTCAAACGCTTAA
- a CDS encoding tetratricopeptide repeat protein yields the protein MRILIVSEKSFEIQQLRGYFEKSPYKIYESDIRIDFYEANSGKAAMEKLETDAKKGAVYDLLIISQKMKIFSGLQTAQNLAAKKNLPVPPILLVTEFIDKDMMSAGTKAGIHGFLKMPYNLEDFEQSLSNVVGSVASNVERNRENALKRIESQGATVNITEFRHKINKSSINELGKIKIIAPWNKKPYLLISRYLIEEGDFKTPITLLRTAIRIDFNDQMPHKLLKTCYRKIGMAKEELGELKKLLAQNPKSAEINARVGETLLQEGNYTKAAEFFKKAIANHKPTDSNRIKAKSHYGVGKSLMGMGDDKNLQEQAKEELNAAINVDPTLVLAYFNLISVYKKLGMQKEAEEVMRSAVKITPNTAKDWLDLFFFYLEDGDTTKAKFALNKSLSMEEENPLTLYLAGEAFLRQRMFKDAAENFEKSIEIYPSEIRSYNSLGICYRHLNEPKRSVDYYQKALQIDPKDFNVHYNLGKAFTALKDVRKATDSFQTALNLNPDLREAKEAIAQLENVN from the coding sequence ATGAGAATTCTGATAGTTAGCGAGAAAAGTTTTGAAATACAGCAGTTGCGCGGCTATTTTGAAAAATCTCCATACAAGATATACGAGTCGGATATACGCATTGATTTCTATGAGGCGAATTCCGGCAAGGCCGCCATGGAAAAGCTTGAAACGGACGCCAAAAAGGGGGCTGTTTACGACCTTCTGATAATCTCCCAGAAAATGAAAATATTTTCCGGTCTCCAGACCGCGCAAAACCTGGCCGCCAAAAAAAATCTTCCGGTTCCGCCGATCCTCCTTGTAACTGAATTCATAGACAAGGATATGATGTCCGCAGGGACAAAGGCGGGAATTCACGGCTTTTTGAAAATGCCCTACAACCTCGAGGATTTTGAACAGTCGCTGTCGAACGTCGTCGGCTCTGTCGCTTCCAATGTCGAGAGAAACCGCGAGAACGCGCTCAAGCGTATAGAATCGCAGGGGGCGACCGTGAACATCACGGAATTCCGGCACAAAATAAATAAAAGCTCCATCAACGAACTGGGAAAAATAAAGATAATCGCCCCCTGGAACAAAAAGCCGTATCTTCTTATCAGCCGGTATCTGATAGAGGAAGGGGATTTTAAAACCCCTATTACTCTTCTACGAACAGCCATACGGATTGATTTCAACGACCAGATGCCCCACAAACTCCTGAAGACCTGCTACCGGAAGATCGGCATGGCAAAGGAAGAATTGGGGGAACTGAAAAAACTCCTCGCGCAGAACCCGAAATCGGCCGAAATAAATGCGCGCGTCGGGGAAACGCTCCTTCAGGAAGGCAACTACACGAAAGCGGCCGAGTTCTTCAAAAAGGCGATCGCCAATCACAAACCTACCGACTCAAACAGGATAAAGGCTAAATCACATTACGGCGTTGGAAAATCGCTTATGGGAATGGGAGACGACAAAAATCTCCAGGAGCAGGCAAAAGAGGAATTAAACGCCGCAATCAACGTAGACCCGACGCTTGTGCTCGCCTATTTCAACCTCATAAGCGTCTACAAGAAACTCGGCATGCAAAAGGAAGCCGAAGAGGTGATGAGGAGCGCGGTAAAGATCACTCCCAATACCGCCAAGGACTGGCTCGACCTCTTTTTCTTCTACCTCGAAGACGGCGATACGACAAAAGCCAAATTCGCGCTTAACAAATCGCTTTCCATGGAAGAGGAAAATCCTCTTACGCTTTACCTTGCCGGAGAAGCATTCCTGCGACAAAGGATGTTCAAGGACGCGGCGGAAAATTTCGAAAAATCCATAGAGATATATCCTTCCGAGATCAGGTCGTACAACTCTCTCGGCATCTGCTACAGGCACCTCAACGAGCCTAAACGCTCGGTGGATTACTATCAAAAGGCGCTTCAAATAGATCCCAAGGATTTCAACGTGCACTACAATCTTGGAAAGGCATTCACCGCTTTAAAGGATGTGAGAAAAGCGACGGATTCCTTCCAGACGGCGCTGAATCTGAACCCTGACCTGCGCGAAGCCAAAGAAGCTATCGCTCAACTGGAAAATGTCAATTAA
- a CDS encoding oligosaccharide flippase family protein — protein sequence MNNSSTARIFGKNVATNTFGALWQFILVLVGTRTVIDLIGTDAFGLLALVGGVSGYFVYIDIGIGDTIVKKISEAQNSEEKSRVASTLFATSIFFGFLFSLLTLIFAWYGIDLLFTFPHALMESLKNIFFIIAAGLIILYPLNVYNKGFVAQNRFDIYNMLRIFYQTIILGALIITLKRWNSAEAAVAVITVGGIVWRAHSMMLFLKYFPEIRVSLKLFDRKTMKDTMRFKSYSFTAQAAGQTINQCDVYVLGIMLTPASVALYSVANVIAIKIMEVSGVLGAVLLPTLSGLYGEKRNNEIKNIFVSGTMHSLALLIPVAVFFFVYAEDMLRLWVGEDFAPAAPILQWLSVAWLLGAVSTVPRLVMQAVDKPEITAKLAVGIATANIALDFIMVEAVGMIGVVYATLACQAVGLLLLVYLAGRNLDAGLFSIFSGLLKTAIAGLIFVPVYFISSPSFLFPVKLLLHTTLFFTAYYFAVIDAENRGSIRHVVSAMLSRFK from the coding sequence ATGAACAATTCGTCAACCGCAAGGATATTCGGAAAAAATGTCGCCACGAATACTTTCGGCGCGCTTTGGCAGTTCATTCTCGTGCTCGTCGGCACGCGCACCGTAATTGACCTGATAGGAACAGACGCATTCGGGCTATTGGCCCTCGTAGGGGGAGTATCTGGGTATTTCGTCTACATCGACATAGGTATCGGCGACACGATAGTTAAAAAGATATCCGAAGCGCAAAACAGCGAAGAGAAGAGCAGGGTGGCCTCCACGCTTTTTGCCACCAGCATCTTCTTCGGATTTCTTTTTTCTCTCCTCACCCTGATTTTCGCATGGTACGGGATAGACCTCCTTTTCACCTTCCCGCATGCATTGATGGAGAGCCTTAAAAACATATTTTTCATCATCGCCGCCGGATTGATAATCCTCTACCCGCTGAACGTATACAACAAGGGTTTCGTCGCGCAAAACCGATTTGATATCTACAACATGCTCCGGATCTTTTACCAGACGATTATCCTCGGCGCGCTTATCATCACGCTGAAAAGGTGGAACAGCGCGGAAGCCGCTGTTGCGGTCATTACGGTCGGCGGGATTGTCTGGAGGGCGCACTCGATGATGCTTTTCCTGAAATATTTCCCGGAGATCAGGGTGAGCCTGAAACTTTTCGACAGAAAAACCATGAAAGATACCATGCGGTTCAAGTCCTACTCATTCACCGCACAGGCCGCCGGACAGACGATCAACCAGTGCGACGTATACGTTCTCGGCATCATGCTCACTCCCGCTTCCGTCGCGCTCTATTCTGTCGCGAATGTCATTGCCATAAAGATTATGGAAGTATCGGGGGTGCTTGGAGCTGTCCTCCTCCCTACCCTCTCCGGTCTTTACGGCGAAAAACGAAACAATGAAATAAAAAACATATTCGTATCGGGAACCATGCATTCACTGGCCCTACTGATCCCCGTTGCTGTTTTCTTTTTTGTCTACGCGGAGGATATGCTCCGCCTCTGGGTCGGTGAAGACTTCGCGCCTGCCGCTCCCATACTTCAATGGCTGAGCGTTGCATGGCTTTTGGGCGCAGTCTCTACCGTCCCCCGCCTCGTTATGCAGGCTGTCGACAAACCTGAAATAACCGCTAAACTTGCGGTTGGCATCGCCACGGCAAATATCGCGCTCGACTTCATTATGGTAGAGGCGGTTGGGATGATCGGTGTGGTTTACGCTACACTTGCTTGCCAGGCGGTCGGTCTTCTCCTCCTTGTTTACTTAGCCGGGAGAAACCTGGATGCCGGGCTGTTTTCGATTTTTTCAGGTTTGCTGAAAACAGCTATCGCCGGATTGATATTTGTACCGGTATATTTCATTTCCAGCCCCTCTTTTCTGTTCCCCGTAAAACTGCTTCTTCATACAACTCTTTTTTTCACGGCATACTACTTTGCGGTTATCGATGCTGAAAACAGGGGCTCCATCAGGCATGTGGTATCCGCAATGCTGTCACGATTCAAATAA
- the tyrS gene encoding tyrosine--tRNA ligase encodes MVSIDIRRQLEIFSLGTVEVIGEEELKGKLKLNRPLTVKAGFDPTAPDIHLGHTVLIHKMRQFQEQGHNVVFLIGDFTAAIGDPSGKSETRPPLSREQILENAKTYQSQVFKILDPALTKVVFNSEWFDKFSAADMIKLASRHTVARMLERDDFHKRYTEQRPIAIHEFLYPLIQGYDSVALKADVEIGGTDQKFNLLVGRELQKAEGQSPQAVITMPLLEGTDGVNKMSKSLGNYIGVDEKPGDIVGKIMSISDELMVRYYELVGGLTPEEFKAIKEKLSGGDLHPREAKMELAKRIVERFYDSITAESAGADFDSQFREKKVPDDMETFTHQWEGEKEPLSIILAKTGAVKSSSEARRLIKQGGLAVDGEKISDETFSISPGEYVIKLGKKRYVKLTN; translated from the coding sequence ATGGTAAGCATTGATATCAGGAGACAGCTGGAGATATTCTCCCTCGGAACGGTTGAGGTGATCGGAGAGGAAGAACTGAAGGGGAAGCTGAAACTAAACAGGCCCCTTACCGTCAAGGCAGGATTCGATCCGACCGCGCCGGACATCCACCTGGGACACACGGTACTGATCCACAAGATGCGCCAGTTCCAGGAGCAGGGGCATAACGTGGTTTTCCTTATCGGCGATTTCACCGCCGCTATCGGGGACCCATCGGGCAAGTCCGAAACCCGCCCCCCCCTGTCGCGTGAACAGATTCTTGAAAACGCCAAGACCTACCAATCGCAGGTATTCAAGATTCTCGACCCCGCTCTTACGAAAGTTGTTTTCAACTCCGAGTGGTTCGACAAATTCAGCGCCGCCGATATGATAAAACTCGCTTCCAGGCATACAGTCGCGAGAATGCTCGAAAGGGACGACTTCCACAAGCGGTATACGGAGCAAAGACCGATAGCGATCCATGAATTCCTGTACCCCCTGATACAAGGTTACGATTCGGTCGCGCTTAAGGCGGACGTCGAGATTGGAGGAACCGATCAGAAGTTCAACCTCCTCGTGGGGCGCGAACTTCAGAAGGCCGAGGGGCAGTCCCCGCAGGCGGTAATAACAATGCCGCTTCTGGAAGGAACCGACGGAGTAAACAAAATGAGCAAATCGCTCGGCAACTACATCGGTGTAGACGAAAAGCCGGGTGACATCGTCGGCAAGATAATGTCGATATCGGACGAACTTATGGTGCGGTACTACGAGCTCGTTGGCGGACTCACTCCCGAAGAGTTTAAAGCCATAAAGGAAAAACTCTCAGGGGGAGACCTCCACCCGCGAGAAGCGAAGATGGAGCTGGCAAAGAGAATAGTTGAGCGTTTTTACGACAGCATAACCGCGGAGAGCGCAGGAGCCGATTTCGATTCACAGTTCCGCGAAAAGAAGGTGCCCGACGATATGGAAACCTTCACTCACCAATGGGAGGGGGAGAAAGAGCCGCTCTCCATAATCCTGGCCAAGACCGGAGCGGTGAAAAGCTCTTCCGAGGCAAGACGCCTAATCAAGCAGGGGGGACTGGCGGTCGACGGCGAGAAGATTTCGGACGAAACATTTTCCATCTCTCCTGGAGAGTACGTTATAAAGCTCGGCAAGAAGAGATACGTCAAACTGACGAATTAG